The Anoplopoma fimbria isolate UVic2021 breed Golden Eagle Sablefish chromosome 20, Afim_UVic_2022, whole genome shotgun sequence genome includes a window with the following:
- the pi4kb gene encoding phosphatidylinositol 4-kinase beta isoform X2 has product MMEDMEPELSPAPSDQNSPSPSIPSSPSLSLPSTPSSSGGPPGRHPPLGVISEGVGELSLVIDAEVAQRACQEVLQKVKLNQVDGDVTDLQNGGAEPEPEPEPEPDREPALSIPVKPLKIREEAVDDPEGLAPGSVKSARRRQRHNPSKQSWLLRLFESKLFDVSMAISYLHNSKEPGVQAYIGNRLFSFSHEEVDFYLPQLLNMYIHMDEDVGDAIKPYVVHRCRQSISFSLRCAWLLGAYSSDMHISTQRHSRGTKLRKLILSDELKPAGSRARRDPLTLTPFCPVASPGPLGGEHGLSPSKRTHQRSKSDATVSISLSSNLKRTASNPKVESSQDEPVRLAPQREFIKSLMGIGKRLATLPTKEQKTQRLISELSLLNHKLPARVWLPTAAFDHHVVRVPHTQAVVLNSKDKAPYLIYVEVLECENFETSSVPIRIPENRIRSTRSVENLPDCGMTADQRAGSFSTVPNYDNDDEAWSVDDIGELQVELPEIHTNSCDNISQFSVDSITSLESKEPVFIAAGDIRRRLSEQLAQAPTTFKRDPEDPSAVALKEPWEEKVRRIREGSPYGHLPHWRLLSVIVKCGDDLRQELLASQVLKQLKCIWEQERVPLWIKPYKILVLSSDSGMIEPVVNAVSLHQVKKQSQLSLLDYFLQEHGAPTTEAFLSAQRNFVQSCAGYSLICYLLQVKDRHNGNILMDAEGHIIHIDFGFILSSSPKNLGFETSAFKLTTEFVDVMGGPDGDMFNYYRMLMLQGLIGARKHMEKVLQIVEIMQQGTQLPCFHGSSTMRGLKERFHMSLTEEQLQLLVDQLVDGSMRSLTTKLYDGFQYLTNGIM; this is encoded by the exons ATGATGGAGGACATGGAGCCGGAGCTTTCCCCCGCCCCCTCTGATCAGAacagcccctccccctccatcccctcctccccctccctgtcGCTCCCCTCCACCCCCTCGTCCTCCGGAGGCCCCCCAGGCCGTCACCCCCCTCTGGGTGTGATCagtgagggggtgggggagCTCAGCCTGGTGATCGATGCCGAGGTGGCCCAGCGGGCGTGTCAGGAGGTGCTGCAGAAGGTGAAGCTGAATCAGGTGGACGGTGATGTCACCGACCTACAGAACGGGGGGGCGGAGCCAGAACCAgagccagaaccagaaccagaccgGGAGCCGGCTCTGAGCATCCCGGTGAAACCGCTGAAGATCCGAGAGGAGGCGGTGGACGACCCCGAGGGCCTGGCCCCCGGCTCGGTGAAGAGCGCCCGGCGGCGGCAGAGACACAACCCCTCCAAACAGTCGTGGCTGCTCCGCCTGTTCGAGTCCAAGCTGTTCGACGTTTCCATGGCGATCTCCTACCTGCACAACTCGAAGGAGCCGGGCGTCCAGGCGTACATCGGGAACCGGCTCTTCAGCTTCTCCCACGAGGAGGTGGACTTCTACCTGCCGCAGCTGCTCAACATGTACATCCACATGGACGAGGACGTCGGGGACGCCATCAAGCCTTATGTG gtgcaCCGCTGCAGACAGAGTATCTCCTTCAGCCTGCGCTGTGCCTGGCTGCTGGGCGCCTACTCCTCCGACATGCACATCTCCACGCAGCGCCACTCTCGAGGGACCAAACTGAGGAAGCTCATCCTGTCTGACGAACTCAAACCCGCGGGCTCCCGGGCCCGCAGAGACCCCCTGACTCTGACGCCATTCTGTCCCGTGGCGTCCCCCGGGCCCCTGGGAGGAGAGCACGGCCTGTCGCCCTCCAAACGCACACACCAGCGCTCCAAGTCGGACGCCACCGTCAGCATCAGTCTGAGCAGCAACCTGAAGAGGACGGCCAGCAACCCCAAGGTGGAGAGCAGCCAGGACGAG CCGGTGCGTCTGGCCCCTCAGAGGGAGTTCATAAAGTCTCTGATGGGGATCGGGAAGCGTTTGGCGACGCTGCCGACCAAAGAGCAGAAGACTCAGCGTCTGATCTCAGAGCTGTCGCTGCTCAACCACAAGCTGCCGGCTCGGGTCTGGCTGCCGACCGCCGCCTTCGACCACCACGTGGTCCGAGTGCCGCACACGCAGGCCGTGGTGTTGAATTCCAAAGACAAG GCTCCGTACCTGATCTACGTGGAGGTTCTGGAGTGTGAGAACTTTGAGACGTCCAGCGTTCCCATCCGGATCCCGGAGAACCGGATCCGGAGCACTCGTTCTGTGGAGAACCTGCCGGACTGCGGCATGACGGCGGATCAGAGAGCCGGCAGCTTCTCCACGGTTCCCAACTACGACAACGACGACGAGGCCTGGTCCGTGGACGACATCGGGgagctgcaggtggag CTCCCAGAGATCCACACCAACAGCTGTGATAACATCAGTCAGTTCTCAGTGGACAGCATCACCAGTCTGGAGAGCAAAGAGCCGGTGTTCATCGCTGCTGGAGACATCAG GCGGCGTCTGTCGGAGCAGCTGGCTCAGGCCCCCACAACCTTTAAACGGGACCCTGAGGACCCGTCAGCTGTGGCCCTGAAGGAGCCCTGGGAGGAGAAGGTCCG GAGGATCAGAGAAGGATCTCCTTACGGTCACCTCCCTCACTGGAGGCTTCTGTCTGTGATTGTTAAATGTGGAGACGACCTGAGACAGGAGCTGCTCGCCTCCCAGGTTCTGAAGCAGCTCAAG tgtaTCTGGGAGCAGGAGCGGGTCCCCCTCTGGATCAAGCCCTATAAGATCCTGGTGCTGTCGTCGGACAGCGGGATGATCGAGCCCGTGGTGAACGCCGTATCCCTCCACCAGGTGAAGAAACAGAGCCAGCTGTCTCTGCTGGACTACTTCCTGCAGGAACACGGAGCTCCGACCACCGAGGCCTTCCTGTCGGCTCAGAGGAACTTCGTCCAGAGCTGTGCCGGATACAGCCTCATCTGTTACCTGCTGCAGGTCAAAGACAG GCACAACGGGAACATCCTAATGGACGCTGAAGGTCACATCATCCACATCGACTTCGGCTTCATCCTGTCCAGCTCCCCCAAAAACCTCGGCTTCGAAACGTCCGCCTTCAAACTCACCACCGAGTTCGTAGAT gtgaTGGGCGGTCCAGACGGTGACATGTTTAACTACTACAGGATGTTGATGCTTCAGGGTCTGATAGGAGCCAGGAAACACATGGAGAAGGTTCTACAGATAGTGGAGATCATGCAGcaag GGACCCAGCTGCCCTGCTTCCACGGCTCCAGCACCATGAGAGGCCTGAAGGAGCGGTTCCACATGAGCCTGACGGAGGaacagctgcagctgctggtggaTCAGCTGGTGGACGGATCCATGAGGTCTCTGACCACCAAGCTGTACGACGGCTTCCAGTACCTCACCAACGGGATCATGTGa
- the pi4kb gene encoding phosphatidylinositol 4-kinase beta isoform X1, with translation MMEDMEPELSPAPSDQNSPSPSIPSSPSLSLPSTPSSSGGPPGRHPPLGVISEGVGELSLVIDAEVAQRACQEVLQKVKLNQVDGDVTDLQNGGAEPEPEPEPEPDREPALSIPVKPLKIREEAVDDPEGLAPGSVKSARRRQRHNPSKQSWLLRLFESKLFDVSMAISYLHNSKEPGVQAYIGNRLFSFSHEEVDFYLPQLLNMYIHMDEDVGDAIKPYVVHRCRQSISFSLRCAWLLGAYSSDMHISTQRHSRGTKLRKLILSDELKPAGSRARRDPLTLTPFCPVASPGPLGGEHGLSPSKRTHQRSKSDATVSISLSSNLKRTASNPKVESSQDEDSSSSTDSLEFKTRPPVRLAPQREFIKSLMGIGKRLATLPTKEQKTQRLISELSLLNHKLPARVWLPTAAFDHHVVRVPHTQAVVLNSKDKAPYLIYVEVLECENFETSSVPIRIPENRIRSTRSVENLPDCGMTADQRAGSFSTVPNYDNDDEAWSVDDIGELQVELPEIHTNSCDNISQFSVDSITSLESKEPVFIAAGDIRRRLSEQLAQAPTTFKRDPEDPSAVALKEPWEEKVRRIREGSPYGHLPHWRLLSVIVKCGDDLRQELLASQVLKQLKCIWEQERVPLWIKPYKILVLSSDSGMIEPVVNAVSLHQVKKQSQLSLLDYFLQEHGAPTTEAFLSAQRNFVQSCAGYSLICYLLQVKDRHNGNILMDAEGHIIHIDFGFILSSSPKNLGFETSAFKLTTEFVDVMGGPDGDMFNYYRMLMLQGLIGARKHMEKVLQIVEIMQQGTQLPCFHGSSTMRGLKERFHMSLTEEQLQLLVDQLVDGSMRSLTTKLYDGFQYLTNGIM, from the exons ATGATGGAGGACATGGAGCCGGAGCTTTCCCCCGCCCCCTCTGATCAGAacagcccctccccctccatcccctcctccccctccctgtcGCTCCCCTCCACCCCCTCGTCCTCCGGAGGCCCCCCAGGCCGTCACCCCCCTCTGGGTGTGATCagtgagggggtgggggagCTCAGCCTGGTGATCGATGCCGAGGTGGCCCAGCGGGCGTGTCAGGAGGTGCTGCAGAAGGTGAAGCTGAATCAGGTGGACGGTGATGTCACCGACCTACAGAACGGGGGGGCGGAGCCAGAACCAgagccagaaccagaaccagaccgGGAGCCGGCTCTGAGCATCCCGGTGAAACCGCTGAAGATCCGAGAGGAGGCGGTGGACGACCCCGAGGGCCTGGCCCCCGGCTCGGTGAAGAGCGCCCGGCGGCGGCAGAGACACAACCCCTCCAAACAGTCGTGGCTGCTCCGCCTGTTCGAGTCCAAGCTGTTCGACGTTTCCATGGCGATCTCCTACCTGCACAACTCGAAGGAGCCGGGCGTCCAGGCGTACATCGGGAACCGGCTCTTCAGCTTCTCCCACGAGGAGGTGGACTTCTACCTGCCGCAGCTGCTCAACATGTACATCCACATGGACGAGGACGTCGGGGACGCCATCAAGCCTTATGTG gtgcaCCGCTGCAGACAGAGTATCTCCTTCAGCCTGCGCTGTGCCTGGCTGCTGGGCGCCTACTCCTCCGACATGCACATCTCCACGCAGCGCCACTCTCGAGGGACCAAACTGAGGAAGCTCATCCTGTCTGACGAACTCAAACCCGCGGGCTCCCGGGCCCGCAGAGACCCCCTGACTCTGACGCCATTCTGTCCCGTGGCGTCCCCCGGGCCCCTGGGAGGAGAGCACGGCCTGTCGCCCTCCAAACGCACACACCAGCGCTCCAAGTCGGACGCCACCGTCAGCATCAGTCTGAGCAGCAACCTGAAGAGGACGGCCAGCAACCCCAAGGTGGAGAGCAGCCAGGACGAG GACAGCAGCTCCAGCACGGACAGTCTGGAGTTTAAGACTCGTCCC CCGGTGCGTCTGGCCCCTCAGAGGGAGTTCATAAAGTCTCTGATGGGGATCGGGAAGCGTTTGGCGACGCTGCCGACCAAAGAGCAGAAGACTCAGCGTCTGATCTCAGAGCTGTCGCTGCTCAACCACAAGCTGCCGGCTCGGGTCTGGCTGCCGACCGCCGCCTTCGACCACCACGTGGTCCGAGTGCCGCACACGCAGGCCGTGGTGTTGAATTCCAAAGACAAG GCTCCGTACCTGATCTACGTGGAGGTTCTGGAGTGTGAGAACTTTGAGACGTCCAGCGTTCCCATCCGGATCCCGGAGAACCGGATCCGGAGCACTCGTTCTGTGGAGAACCTGCCGGACTGCGGCATGACGGCGGATCAGAGAGCCGGCAGCTTCTCCACGGTTCCCAACTACGACAACGACGACGAGGCCTGGTCCGTGGACGACATCGGGgagctgcaggtggag CTCCCAGAGATCCACACCAACAGCTGTGATAACATCAGTCAGTTCTCAGTGGACAGCATCACCAGTCTGGAGAGCAAAGAGCCGGTGTTCATCGCTGCTGGAGACATCAG GCGGCGTCTGTCGGAGCAGCTGGCTCAGGCCCCCACAACCTTTAAACGGGACCCTGAGGACCCGTCAGCTGTGGCCCTGAAGGAGCCCTGGGAGGAGAAGGTCCG GAGGATCAGAGAAGGATCTCCTTACGGTCACCTCCCTCACTGGAGGCTTCTGTCTGTGATTGTTAAATGTGGAGACGACCTGAGACAGGAGCTGCTCGCCTCCCAGGTTCTGAAGCAGCTCAAG tgtaTCTGGGAGCAGGAGCGGGTCCCCCTCTGGATCAAGCCCTATAAGATCCTGGTGCTGTCGTCGGACAGCGGGATGATCGAGCCCGTGGTGAACGCCGTATCCCTCCACCAGGTGAAGAAACAGAGCCAGCTGTCTCTGCTGGACTACTTCCTGCAGGAACACGGAGCTCCGACCACCGAGGCCTTCCTGTCGGCTCAGAGGAACTTCGTCCAGAGCTGTGCCGGATACAGCCTCATCTGTTACCTGCTGCAGGTCAAAGACAG GCACAACGGGAACATCCTAATGGACGCTGAAGGTCACATCATCCACATCGACTTCGGCTTCATCCTGTCCAGCTCCCCCAAAAACCTCGGCTTCGAAACGTCCGCCTTCAAACTCACCACCGAGTTCGTAGAT gtgaTGGGCGGTCCAGACGGTGACATGTTTAACTACTACAGGATGTTGATGCTTCAGGGTCTGATAGGAGCCAGGAAACACATGGAGAAGGTTCTACAGATAGTGGAGATCATGCAGcaag GGACCCAGCTGCCCTGCTTCCACGGCTCCAGCACCATGAGAGGCCTGAAGGAGCGGTTCCACATGAGCCTGACGGAGGaacagctgcagctgctggtggaTCAGCTGGTGGACGGATCCATGAGGTCTCTGACCACCAAGCTGTACGACGGCTTCCAGTACCTCACCAACGGGATCATGTGa